The Methanococcus voltae genome window below encodes:
- a CDS encoding Tfx family DNA-binding protein encodes MESFLTEVQIKVLDLRKKGHTQDEIAKKMGTSRANISMIEKRAKENVEKARNTLSIYSDIIAPSRIIIPEGTDVFEIPKIVFSKSDDDEIHVRYTSLEIMEFINQNAKKYIRNRFVKEPFIVTIMQTGEIYITSIDSEQNSEQKLA; translated from the coding sequence ATGGAATCATTTTTAACAGAAGTTCAAATAAAAGTATTGGATTTACGGAAAAAAGGACATACTCAAGACGAAATAGCAAAAAAGATGGGTACAAGTAGAGCAAACATTAGTATGATTGAAAAAAGAGCTAAGGAAAATGTCGAAAAAGCACGGAATACGCTAAGTATTTACAGTGATATAATCGCACCATCGAGAATAATAATTCCTGAAGGTACAGACGTTTTTGAAATACCTAAAATCGTATTTTCAAAATCTGACGACGATGAGATTCATGTACGATACACTTCTTTGGAAATCATGGAATTTATAAATCAAAATGCTAAAAAATATATAAGAAATAGGTTTGTAAAAGAGCCATTTATCGTTACTATTATGCAAACTGGGGAGATTTACATAACTTCAATAGATTCAGAACAAAATTCTGAACAGAAACTTGCATAA
- a CDS encoding Coenzyme F420 hydrogenase/dehydrogenase, beta subunit C-terminal domain — MINKSYLDLKKEVWDVGTCSGCGACVAVCPCDNIFFMEDEPMRVGCDQIKCGKLESSESPLSFEFCKVTNYNVKCGACYDACPRTSSSILTKKVPESSIGEYIEIKTAKAIKSNDSVQSGGVVTALLAEAFDEDLIDGAIVMLEDKWTMEPESFLATSKEEVLKSSGSRYSWNVPILEALREAVYDKKLKRLAIVGTPCVMESINSIVNSNNDLLKPFEKAIRFKIGLFCYETMKYGPLIEMLKKEGINPWDIKKMEIGKGKFIVILDNGNIKSYKIKELEQIVRTGCKYCKDFTGYPSDLSVGNVGSPEGVSTIIIRNNWGKGLFDKAIINRYIEVKDPVKTEDITKLAEMKIRDRKDISIN; from the coding sequence ATGATTAATAAATCATATTTAGATTTAAAAAAGGAAGTTTGGGACGTTGGCACTTGTTCAGGCTGTGGTGCATGTGTTGCAGTGTGTCCTTGCGATAACATATTTTTCATGGAAGACGAACCTATGAGAGTTGGTTGCGACCAAATAAAATGTGGAAAACTCGAATCAAGTGAATCACCATTATCTTTTGAATTTTGTAAAGTTACAAATTATAATGTAAAATGTGGTGCTTGTTATGATGCTTGTCCAAGAACTTCATCAAGCATTTTAACGAAAAAAGTTCCTGAATCATCCATTGGCGAATATATAGAAATAAAAACTGCTAAAGCCATAAAAAGTAATGATTCTGTTCAAAGTGGCGGTGTTGTAACGGCACTATTAGCCGAAGCTTTTGATGAGGATTTAATAGATGGTGCAATAGTTATGCTTGAAGATAAGTGGACTATGGAACCAGAATCATTTTTAGCAACTTCCAAAGAAGAAGTTCTTAAATCGTCAGGTAGCAGATACAGCTGGAATGTACCAATATTAGAAGCATTAAGAGAAGCAGTTTACGATAAAAAACTCAAAAGATTAGCTATTGTAGGAACTCCTTGTGTAATGGAGTCTATAAATTCAATAGTAAACTCAAATAATGATTTATTAAAACCTTTTGAAAAAGCCATAAGATTTAAAATAGGTCTTTTCTGTTATGAGACAATGAAATACGGTCCGTTAATAGAAATGTTGAAAAAAGAAGGCATTAATCCATGGGATATTAAAAAAATGGAAATTGGAAAAGGAAAATTCATCGTTATATTGGATAACGGCAATATAAAATCCTATAAAATCAAAGAATTAGAACAAATCGTAAGAACTGGTTGTAAATATTGTAAAGACTTTACCGGATATCCATCAGATTTATCTGTAGGTAATGTAGGTTCACCAGAAGGTGTTTCAACAATTATTATACGAAATAATTGGGGAAAAGGATTATTTGATAAAGCTATCATAAATAGGTATATTGAAGTTAAAGACCCTGTAAAAACGGAAGATATTACAAAATTAGCTGAAATGAAAATAAGAGATAGAAAAGATATTTCAATTAATTAA
- a CDS encoding class II glutamine amidotransferase, producing MCGIIGFMSKKGRLIKGDKIAKALDSLRDRGNGEGSGYVGYGIYPEYADKYAIHVFIDNTVEFPQIKSKVEGILQRYGIIVKDEEIPVDDSIIKKEYISWRFFYEMDEKYAENEEDKIVDMVIEVNSKIDGAFIFSSGKNLGVFKAAAWPDEVAKYFKLDTYEGYMWLSHARYPTNTKGWWGGAHPFNLLGWSVVHNGEITSYGTNKRYVESFGYECNLLTDTEVVAYLFDLLARKHKLPIEYVISALAPRFWKDIDGMDEEKRKICEAIRMTYAGAAMNGPFAIVIGTNQGLVFSNGETDDKNDMLGFTDRIKLRPLIAAEKDDLLFISSEEAAIRLIYPELDRVWMPDAGRMTIARFEE from the coding sequence ATGTGTGGAATTATAGGCTTTATGAGTAAAAAAGGTAGATTAATTAAAGGAGATAAAATTGCCAAAGCTTTGGATAGTTTAAGGGATAGAGGTAATGGCGAAGGTTCTGGTTATGTAGGATACGGAATATACCCAGAATATGCTGATAAATACGCAATCCACGTATTTATTGATAATACAGTAGAATTCCCACAGATAAAATCCAAAGTTGAAGGAATACTGCAAAGATACGGTATTATTGTAAAAGATGAAGAAATACCTGTGGATGACTCCATTATTAAAAAAGAGTATATTTCATGGAGATTTTTCTATGAAATGGACGAAAAATACGCAGAAAATGAAGAAGACAAAATTGTTGATATGGTAATTGAAGTAAATTCAAAAATTGATGGTGCCTTCATATTTTCGAGTGGTAAAAATTTAGGAGTATTTAAAGCTGCAGCTTGGCCTGATGAAGTAGCTAAATACTTCAAATTAGATACATACGAAGGATATATGTGGTTATCCCATGCTCGATACCCTACAAATACAAAAGGTTGGTGGGGAGGAGCTCACCCATTTAACTTATTAGGTTGGTCAGTAGTACATAACGGAGAAATTACAAGCTACGGAACAAATAAAAGATATGTAGAAAGTTTTGGATATGAATGTAATCTATTAACGGATACCGAAGTCGTAGCATATTTATTTGATTTATTGGCAAGAAAACATAAATTACCAATAGAATATGTAATAAGTGCATTAGCGCCAAGATTTTGGAAAGATATAGATGGCATGGATGAAGAAAAAAGAAAAATATGTGAAGCTATTAGAATGACTTATGCAGGAGCCGCAATGAATGGACCTTTTGCAATTGTAATAGGTACAAACCAGGGTTTAGTCTTTTCAAACGGTGAAACAGACGATAAAAACGATATGTTAGGATTTACCGATAGAATTAAATTAAGACCACTCATAGCTGCAGAAAAGGACGATTTATTATTTATTTCAAGTGAAGAAGCTGCAATTAGATTAATATATCCGGAATTAGACAGAGTTTGGATGCCTGATGCAGGTAGGATGACTATTGCAAGATTTGAAGAATAA
- a CDS encoding 7-carboxy-7-deazaguanine synthase QueE: MIREVFSSIMGEGKYIGKRFIFVRFKKCPLNCIYCDEPNTAEGIPKVEYISGSDVIKEVPDLQNCLIETIDELKTPDLFAISFTGGEPLVYSKYIETYAPKLREKGYKTFLESNGMFPEAVKDAKYYDYASIDIKLPEHFDNVNKVIEWEDLYKKELKTIENLYKNGTEVYAKVVIFENTSNELIEKIAKDISNIGNITLCIQPITPIKGLDIKPPAQKKIFKIMELCGKYTDVMFTPQIHKWMNML; the protein is encoded by the coding sequence ATGATAAGAGAAGTTTTTTCATCGATAATGGGCGAGGGAAAATATATTGGAAAACGATTTATATTTGTAAGGTTCAAAAAATGTCCTTTGAACTGTATTTATTGCGATGAACCAAATACTGCAGAAGGAATCCCAAAAGTTGAATATATTTCAGGTTCTGATGTAATAAAAGAAGTTCCAGATTTACAGAACTGTTTAATAGAAACCATAGATGAATTAAAAACTCCAGATTTATTTGCAATATCTTTCACAGGTGGCGAACCGTTGGTTTATTCAAAATATATTGAAACTTACGCACCAAAATTGCGTGAAAAAGGTTATAAAACATTTTTAGAAAGTAATGGTATGTTTCCCGAAGCTGTAAAAGATGCAAAATATTATGATTATGCTTCAATTGACATAAAACTGCCAGAACATTTTGATAATGTAAATAAAGTTATAGAATGGGAAGATTTATATAAAAAAGAACTTAAAACCATTGAAAATTTATATAAAAACGGCACTGAAGTCTATGCAAAAGTTGTAATATTCGAAAATACATCTAATGAGTTAATAGAAAAGATTGCAAAAGATATTTCAAATATAGGTAATATTACATTATGTATTCAACCAATAACGCCCATAAAAGGACTTGATATAAAACCACCTGCCCAAAAAAAGATATTTAAAATTATGGAACTTTGTGGCAAATATACTGACGTAATGTTTACACCGCAAATTCATAAATGGATGAATATGTTATAA
- a CDS encoding mRNA surveillance protein pelota — protein MKIINQIPEKNLIKLMPENLDDLWHLSNIIQYNNAVSALTERRTEDKGDKLRADRGVKKKVYLGVKAEKISFHEDTNRLRVSGKIIHCPDDIPIGAYHTIDIEPLSQVSIQKNWKPWDLKRLKEAENSSKNPKIVVVVLDEHTANIYTVREYGVKELAELKSGLSKNLNSKQNEQMRFSYFSEIASIISEFSGKILITGTGFARNNFQKYVSEKYKELSPNIVVESSNHTGRLGLQEILKSGIIDRIYGEARLSKESQLIEKLLEEISKKGLAAYGLADVENALNYCAIEKLLITDEYLRSKRRNIEQMVIEVENSNGELVVISTEHDSGKQLKALGGIAALLRFPIN, from the coding sequence ATGAAAATAATAAATCAAATTCCTGAAAAAAATTTAATAAAGTTAATGCCTGAAAATTTAGATGATTTATGGCATTTATCTAATATAATACAATACAATAATGCAGTATCGGCTTTAACTGAAAGAAGAACTGAAGATAAGGGGGATAAATTACGAGCAGACCGTGGTGTGAAAAAAAAAGTATATTTGGGCGTAAAAGCTGAAAAAATATCTTTTCACGAAGATACAAATCGTTTAAGAGTTAGTGGTAAGATAATACACTGTCCTGACGATATTCCAATAGGTGCTTATCATACGATAGATATAGAACCGTTATCGCAAGTATCTATTCAAAAAAATTGGAAACCGTGGGATTTAAAGCGATTAAAGGAAGCTGAGAATTCTTCAAAAAATCCTAAGATTGTAGTTGTTGTATTGGATGAACATACCGCAAATATTTACACGGTAAGAGAATATGGGGTGAAAGAATTAGCGGAGTTAAAATCAGGACTTTCTAAGAATTTAAACTCAAAACAAAATGAACAAATGCGTTTTAGTTATTTTTCAGAAATTGCGTCTATTATATCGGAATTTTCTGGTAAAATATTAATCACAGGTACGGGCTTTGCACGTAATAACTTTCAAAAATATGTTTCTGAAAAATACAAGGAATTATCGCCGAATATCGTGGTTGAATCAAGTAATCACACGGGTAGATTGGGATTACAAGAAATTTTAAAATCTGGTATAATTGATAGGATATATGGGGAAGCGAGACTAAGTAAAGAATCTCAGTTAATTGAAAAATTACTTGAAGAAATATCTAAAAAAGGTTTGGCAGCATATGGTTTGGCAGATGTGGAAAATGCTTTAAATTATTGTGCGATTGAAAAATTACTTATAACAGATGAATATTTACGCTCTAAAAGAAGAAACATTGAACAAATGGTTATCGAAGTAGAAAATTCAAATGGGGAATTGGTTGTCATATCTACAGAACATGATTCCGGGAAACAACTTAAAGCACTTGGCGGTATAGCGGCACTTTTAAGATTTCCAATCAATTAA
- a CDS encoding TRAM domain-containing protein, whose protein sequence is MNSDNKIIPVKQGEQYNVTIEDMGKSGDGIARIDGFVIFVPEAQKGEEVAIKVTAIKEKFAFAEKI, encoded by the coding sequence ATGAACAGTGATAATAAAATAATACCTGTTAAACAGGGAGAACAATACAACGTAACAATCGAAGATATGGGTAAAAGCGGAGACGGTATTGCAAGAATTGATGGATTCGTAATTTTTGTTCCTGAAGCACAAAAAGGAGAAGAAGTAGCTATCAAAGTTACAGCTATCAAAGAAAAATTCGCTTTTGCTGAAAAAATTTAA
- a CDS encoding argininosuccinate synthase: protein MAHENKKIAVLAYSGGLDTSCCLKLLEDKYDYSVVSVAVDVGQPAEDLIEPEEKAKKFGVLEHHTIDAKEEFAKDYIFRAIKANALYEGYPLSTALARPLIAVKIAELAESLNASAISHGCTGKGNDQFRFESIMRAKTPSIEIVAPIRDLNLTRTEEIEYAREKGIPVPVDLEKPFSIDENLWGRSIEGGVLEDPMYETPEECFAWTTTPKLAKDEEELVKIEFKEGVPVKINDEEMEPVELIRKANEIAGRNAVGRVDIIEDRILGLKSRENYECPGAFLLINAHKALEQIVLTREEIKFKETVDFMYADLIYRGLWHEPLKQDLDAFIDKTQERMNGVVKVKLYKGSLRIVGRNSSDALYNEEMVSFENKEMDQNEIVGMVKFHGLQAAIYEGLKK from the coding sequence ATGGCACATGAAAACAAAAAAATCGCAGTATTGGCATATTCTGGCGGATTAGATACAAGTTGTTGTTTAAAACTATTGGAAGATAAATACGATTACAGCGTAGTTTCAGTTGCTGTTGATGTGGGACAGCCTGCTGAAGATTTAATCGAACCTGAAGAAAAAGCTAAAAAATTCGGGGTTTTAGAACATCATACAATTGATGCTAAAGAAGAATTTGCAAAAGATTATATTTTCAGAGCAATTAAAGCTAATGCTTTATATGAAGGCTACCCATTATCTACTGCTTTAGCAAGACCACTTATAGCAGTTAAAATTGCAGAACTTGCAGAAAGTTTAAATGCTTCAGCAATTTCCCACGGTTGTACTGGAAAAGGAAATGACCAGTTTAGATTTGAATCTATTATGAGAGCTAAAACTCCATCGATAGAAATTGTAGCACCAATCCGAGATTTAAACTTAACAAGAACTGAAGAAATTGAATATGCAAGAGAAAAAGGTATTCCTGTACCTGTAGACCTTGAAAAACCATTTAGTATAGACGAAAACTTATGGGGAAGAAGTATTGAAGGAGGGGTGCTTGAAGACCCAATGTATGAAACTCCAGAAGAATGCTTTGCTTGGACTACCACACCTAAATTAGCTAAAGATGAGGAAGAATTAGTTAAAATTGAATTTAAAGAAGGTGTTCCAGTTAAAATAAACGATGAAGAAATGGAACCAGTTGAATTAATAAGAAAAGCAAACGAAATTGCAGGTAGAAATGCAGTCGGTAGAGTAGATATCATAGAAGACAGGATTTTAGGTTTAAAATCAAGAGAAAACTATGAATGTCCTGGTGCTTTCTTACTTATCAATGCCCACAAAGCTCTCGAACAAATTGTGTTAACTCGTGAAGAAATCAAATTTAAAGAAACCGTAGACTTTATGTATGCAGATTTAATATACAGAGGGCTATGGCACGAACCTTTAAAACAAGATTTAGACGCATTTATTGATAAAACACAGGAAAGAATGAATGGTGTTGTAAAAGTCAAACTATACAAAGGTTCCTTAAGAATTGTTGGAAGAAACAGCTCAGATGCACTTTATAATGAAGAAATGGTTTCTTTCGAAAACAAAGAAATGGACCAGAACGAAATCGTAGGAATGGTTAAATTCCACGGCCTTCAAGCTGCTATATACGAAGGTCTTAAAAAATAA
- a CDS encoding RIO1 family regulatory kinase/ATPase: protein MEDLDWRILRIVEICLKNHEWVPIQEIVKKAKLNQNEVSYRISRLVRIKMLNTSQYGYRVSHWGYDALALDTYSKKDLIVGMGGKVGVGKEGDVYNVLLPDNRNAVLKFHKHGRTCFTMGKRYRNYLADKRHISWLYSSRLAAEKEFEILTALYPIVKVPEPIANNRHTILMGKIEGTDLKKANLLNLGVNPEELFNEIIEEVKKAYKLGYIHGDLSEFNILINNEGDFVIIDWPQVIELNENKFKLEKITSKEVEYDAESYLKRDLGNLLRYFKKYNIKRDLDTIYDYIIN, encoded by the coding sequence ATGGAAGATTTGGATTGGAGAATACTGAGGATTGTTGAAATATGTCTTAAGAATCACGAATGGGTACCAATTCAAGAAATTGTTAAAAAGGCTAAATTAAATCAAAATGAAGTTTCGTACCGTATTTCAAGATTGGTACGCATAAAAATGTTAAATACTTCGCAATATGGGTACAGGGTATCTCATTGGGGTTATGATGCTTTAGCTCTTGACACTTATTCTAAAAAAGATTTAATCGTAGGTATGGGCGGTAAAGTTGGTGTTGGAAAGGAAGGGGATGTATATAATGTTTTATTACCGGATAATAGAAATGCAGTATTAAAATTTCATAAACACGGTAGAACTTGCTTCACAATGGGGAAAAGGTACAGAAATTACCTTGCAGACAAGCGACATATAAGTTGGCTTTATTCTTCACGTTTAGCTGCCGAAAAAGAGTTCGAAATATTAACTGCACTATATCCTATAGTTAAAGTTCCCGAACCTATTGCAAATAATAGACATACAATTTTAATGGGTAAAATTGAAGGTACGGACTTAAAAAAAGCTAATTTATTGAATTTGGGTGTAAATCCTGAGGAATTATTTAATGAAATAATAGAAGAAGTTAAAAAAGCTTATAAATTGGGATATATTCACGGAGATTTGAGTGAATTTAATATATTGATTAATAACGAAGGTGATTTTGTAATAATAGATTGGCCTCAGGTTATTGAGTTAAATGAAAATAAATTTAAGTTGGAAAAAATTACCTCAAAAGAAGTAGAATATGATGCTGAATCCTATTTAAAAAGAGACCTCGGTAATTTATTACGTTATTTCAAAAAATACAATATTAAAAGGGATTTAGATACAATATATGATTATATAATTAATTAA
- the priS gene encoding DNA primase catalytic subunit PriS has protein sequence MGKTIKNQSLAKSTNDENIVLKEVFGLYSEYYKYAVKRKWLEIPKDLPHREIGFGITKKVDNRNICFERSVDYLKWVLNNSPLHLYKSLSYMEHPENMGGANQKKLFRREIAFDIDTHKTEKCKHDENWLCEHCLEEAKNQTLILIDEFLTPFFGFSKNDLKIVFSGNRGYHIYIDPKNEQLKEEIEHWGKDERRYFIEFILGKNLNLNQMGNSWKKILIDKFKKNKFATKSFENTKNWDKELNKVNREKSKPILLNIIDKTKNRLELDEKVMDDDIRLLRMVGSLHGFTGFMAKEIKYNTLSTGFFEPLSDAIFSEFSKSYYDIKINSEINDVIIKNERYDKESKEVPASLLLFLYGHGVDFEILEKH, from the coding sequence ATGGGAAAAACAATTAAAAACCAAAGTTTGGCTAAAAGTACTAATGACGAAAATATCGTATTGAAAGAAGTATTTGGATTATATTCTGAGTATTACAAATATGCGGTAAAAAGAAAGTGGTTAGAAATACCTAAAGACTTACCTCATCGTGAAATAGGATTTGGAATTACAAAAAAGGTTGATAATAGGAACATCTGTTTTGAACGTAGTGTCGATTACTTAAAATGGGTGCTTAATAATTCCCCATTACATTTGTACAAGTCATTATCTTATATGGAACACCCTGAAAATATGGGGGGTGCTAATCAAAAGAAACTATTTAGGCGAGAAATAGCGTTTGATATAGATACTCATAAGACTGAAAAATGTAAACACGATGAAAATTGGTTATGTGAACATTGTTTGGAAGAAGCTAAAAATCAAACTCTCATATTAATTGATGAATTTTTAACTCCATTTTTTGGATTTTCTAAAAACGATTTAAAAATAGTTTTTTCAGGTAATAGGGGATATCACATATATATCGACCCAAAAAATGAACAACTTAAGGAAGAAATTGAACATTGGGGTAAGGATGAGCGTCGATATTTTATTGAGTTTATCTTAGGAAAAAATTTAAATCTAAATCAAATGGGAAATTCCTGGAAAAAGATTTTAATTGATAAATTTAAAAAGAATAAATTTGCCACTAAATCATTTGAAAATACTAAAAATTGGGATAAGGAATTAAACAAAGTCAATAGGGAAAAATCTAAGCCTATACTACTTAATATAATCGATAAAACTAAAAATAGGCTGGAATTAGACGAAAAAGTGATGGACGATGATATTCGGCTTTTAAGGATGGTTGGCTCTTTACATGGATTTACGGGTTTTATGGCCAAGGAGATAAAATATAATACGTTATCTACCGGTTTTTTTGAACCATTGTCTGATGCCATATTTTCGGAGTTCTCTAAATCTTATTATGATATAAAGATAAATTCTGAAATAAATGACGTTATTATTAAAAATGAACGATATGATAAAGAAAGTAAAGAAGTACCCGCCAGTTTATTGTTATTTTTATATGGACACGGTGTAGATTTTGAAATTTTAGAGAAACATTAA
- a CDS encoding glutamate synthase-related protein, with protein sequence MIPSTVPPKYKITIDHDKCILCGRCAKECAWDAIRKSKDKIITYDNRCGSCFRCASMCPRDAITIVENPSQGRKHPVWTPEARQDVLNQANSGCILLSGMGNAKDYPIYYDNIVLDACQVTNPSIDPLREPMELRTYIGAKPEKLEFDHIEEEIDGKKVKKTKLKTKIAPNLKLDTPIMIGHMSYGAISLNSHKAMARAVKRCGTFMGTGEGGLHRDLYEYSDNIITQVASGRFGVNSEYLSKGAAIEIKIGQGAKPGIGGHLPGEKVSAEVSMTRMIPEGSDAISPAPHHDIYSIEDLAQLVRSLKEATRWKLPVFVKISAVHNVAAIANGIATSDADAVVIDGFKGGTGAAPKVFRDNVGIPIEVAISAVDDRLREQGNRNKISVIASGGIRNSADVFKSIALGADAVYIGTAAMIAMGCTVCGRCYGGKCCWGIATQRADLVERLDIEEAADRVSNLIGAWTHEIKELLGAAGINSIESLRGNRDRLRGVGLNEVELKALGLKQAGL encoded by the coding sequence ATGATTCCGTCAACTGTTCCACCAAAATATAAAATTACAATTGACCATGATAAATGTATATTATGTGGTAGATGTGCAAAAGAGTGTGCCTGGGACGCTATTAGGAAATCAAAAGACAAAATTATAACCTACGATAATAGATGTGGTTCATGTTTTAGATGTGCTTCAATGTGCCCAAGAGATGCTATCACAATTGTTGAAAATCCATCACAAGGTAGGAAACATCCTGTATGGACCCCAGAAGCACGACAGGACGTATTAAATCAGGCTAATTCTGGCTGTATATTATTAAGTGGTATGGGTAATGCAAAAGACTACCCTATATACTATGACAATATTGTATTAGATGCATGTCAAGTTACAAACCCATCAATTGACCCCCTAAGGGAACCTATGGAATTAAGAACATATATAGGTGCAAAACCAGAAAAATTAGAATTTGACCATATTGAAGAAGAAATTGATGGTAAAAAAGTTAAAAAAACAAAACTAAAAACTAAAATTGCCCCTAATTTAAAATTAGATACTCCTATAATGATAGGTCATATGTCATATGGTGCCATCTCCTTAAATTCACATAAAGCTATGGCAAGAGCCGTAAAAAGATGTGGAACATTTATGGGAACTGGAGAAGGTGGACTCCACAGAGATTTATATGAATACTCAGACAACATAATTACACAAGTTGCGAGTGGTAGATTTGGGGTAAATAGTGAATATTTATCAAAAGGAGCCGCAATTGAGATTAAAATAGGTCAAGGCGCAAAACCAGGTATTGGTGGACACTTACCTGGAGAAAAAGTTTCAGCTGAAGTTTCAATGACAAGAATGATTCCAGAGGGTTCAGATGCAATATCACCTGCACCACACCACGATATTTACTCAATCGAAGACTTGGCACAACTCGTAAGAAGTTTAAAAGAAGCTACAAGATGGAAATTACCAGTATTTGTTAAAATATCTGCCGTGCATAATGTAGCAGCTATTGCAAATGGTATTGCAACTTCTGACGCTGATGCTGTTGTAATTGATGGATTCAAAGGTGGGACTGGTGCTGCACCTAAAGTATTCCGTGATAATGTAGGTATCCCAATAGAAGTAGCTATTTCCGCAGTAGATGATAGATTAAGGGAACAAGGAAACAGAAACAAAATAAGCGTTATTGCGAGTGGTGGAATTAGAAATTCCGCAGATGTATTTAAATCCATTGCTTTAGGCGCTGATGCGGTATATATTGGTACTGCTGCAATGATTGCTATGGGATGTACTGTTTGTGGTAGATGTTATGGTGGAAAATGTTGTTGGGGTATTGCAACCCAGCGAGCTGACTTAGTTGAGAGATTAGATATTGAAGAAGCAGCGGATAGAGTATCTAATTTAATTGGTGCGTGGACTCACGAAATTAAAGAATTACTTGGTGCTGCAGGTATCAACTCTATTGAAAGCTTAAGAGGAAATAGGGACAGACTAAGAGGAGTAGGTCTTAACGAAGTAGAATTAAAAGCTTTAGGATTAAAACAAGCTGGTTTATAA
- the mfnF gene encoding (4-{4-[2-(gamma-L-glutamylamino)ethyl]phenoxymethyl}furan-2-yl)methanamine synthase, with the protein MKIIGVDIGGANTKITEIDENGKHIIKHIYLPMWKENHRLTEVLKQNCPESDFKVALVMTAELADSYATKEEGVIAILDAVAEAYSNKIPIENISVFDTEGNFISVDEAKINHMKVSASNWMATAELVKEINENCIFVDMGSTTTDIIPIKNGKVLANDNDLERLMNNELLYVGTLRTPLSFLANQINFRGVLSNVSSEYFAITGDVSIIMDKISENEYTCETADGKSTSVEDSLIRISKVLCTDLNQISKEEAVKIAEEYYDIWKNLIKTNVSLVSSKYDLKDVIITGLGEKILIDSLNSDYTIKSITEIYDKDVSLATPSYAVAKLMYDNL; encoded by the coding sequence ATTAAAATTATTGGCGTAGATATTGGCGGAGCAAATACTAAAATCACTGAAATCGACGAAAACGGAAAACATATTATAAAACATATTTACTTACCAATGTGGAAAGAAAACCATAGATTAACCGAAGTTCTTAAACAAAATTGTCCAGAATCAGATTTTAAGGTAGCTTTAGTTATGACTGCAGAACTTGCAGATTCATACGCCACGAAGGAAGAGGGCGTTATTGCAATACTTGACGCAGTTGCAGAAGCCTATTCTAACAAAATACCTATTGAAAATATAAGTGTTTTTGATACGGAAGGGAACTTTATAAGCGTAGATGAAGCTAAAATTAATCATATGAAAGTTTCTGCATCAAATTGGATGGCTACAGCAGAATTAGTAAAAGAAATCAACGAAAATTGTATATTTGTGGATATGGGCTCCACAACCACGGATATAATACCCATAAAAAATGGCAAAGTATTGGCAAACGATAATGACTTAGAAAGACTTATGAACAACGAATTATTATATGTCGGTACATTGCGAACCCCATTGTCATTTTTAGCAAATCAGATTAATTTTAGAGGCGTTTTATCCAATGTATCCTCAGAATACTTTGCAATAACCGGGGATGTGTCCATAATTATGGATAAAATATCCGAAAATGAATATACTTGCGAAACTGCCGATGGTAAATCTACAAGTGTAGAAGATAGCTTAATTAGGATATCTAAAGTATTATGTACAGATTTAAACCAAATATCAAAAGAAGAAGCTGTAAAAATTGCAGAAGAATATTATGATATTTGGAAAAATTTAATAAAAACTAATGTATCATTAGTTTCTTCAAAATATGATTTAAAAGATGTTATAATTACAGGATTAGGTGAAAAGATATTAATAGATTCGTTAAACTCGGATTATACCATTAAATCAATTACTGAAATATATGATAAAGACGTAAGTTTAGCTACTCCTAGTTATGCGGTTGCAAAACTTATGTACGATAATTTATAA